Within the Apostichopus japonicus isolate 1M-3 chromosome 6, ASM3797524v1, whole genome shotgun sequence genome, the region AACGAAAAGTTCATTTTAACAGGGTATATTGGTGTTTCGTCTTGCTAGATATCTACTACTGAATACAATTGGTGATATTTACGTCTGACATACATACTCTTTGACAAAGGATTACAGAGGATGGGACAGGAAGTTACTTCTGCCCCTGTATTTACCTGTCTCCTTGTTACTGTTAGTCCAACAAGTCACACTGATATCTTTGTGCATGTAATTGCTTTGGAAAGAATAACTATTTCACCAAGTGTGTGGAACACAATTTTTATTGCAAAGTTAGTCACTAGTAGAAGGGTAGTCACTGTCCAATCAAGTGTGAATATGTGACCTATGTGAAAAtgatgcaaagttaaaaaaaaaataagggaaaATAAAGCTTAAAAATCTCAGTGATTGTCTGTTGATTCGTGATTTTTGCTGATGAGTACATCATAACTACTGTtgaaaaaagtatatatacatatcatacGGATGATGATACTTGTTCCATTCTTAGTGCTCAGTGTTTTAGCTCTCTCAGTATTGTGCATTTCATACATGACTTTGTCCATCAGACAGCTACTCGCAACCATTTTCCTAAAGCAAATTTAATAAAGGATGATATTCTCTAACTGTCACATTCATTTTCAGTTCATTATCCATTTGTAAACTGTTTTATTCACATATCCAGAAGGATTAAATTACTTTTacacttttcctttctttgaagATGTTGAAGCACTTGAAAATGAAAGCTGCAATCTACCAGCAAGAAACACAATTGGACAATCCATCTGATCAGGAGAGGCTACAACCTGGGAAGAACAACGAAGATATCTTGGTCAATACAAGCGGTGAAGTGTTACAAACAGCCGATGCTGGAAACATCCAGTACGCAGCTGCAAATCACAGTAATGCCGTGTATCCAACGTTTACACCTTGTGCTAAATATAATGATACCAACTCTTTTGAAATGGATACAAAATTACGTGGTGGTCTTGGGTTCAGCAGACAAGTAGCCGGTTCCCCACCAGATACCAGTGACTTGGAGCACCTGCCGTCAGCTCATATTGATTGGAAAGCACATTCAAGCAGCACAGATCACTTCTACAATAGCTTCAAAACCACATGTTTAGATCCATCATGTCATTGCTCACCGAAGAAACTCTATTCCTTTTCTCCCAAATTTGAGGAAAGTTGTTCCTGTTTTCCTTGCCAACAGTATCCTAGGATGGTACATCACAACTCGGTCTCATTTTGTCATTCGACTGCCCCACATCTTTGCCAACCAGCAGCCCAAATGTACTGTTCATCAGATCAACATTTTTCTCAGCACAAACCACTATATCATGGACCTTTCGGCCATACTGCCATGGATTGGAATCGGTTTACTGATGCCACCGATTTCAACCTTTCGAGACATCCATCCGCAACAAATCTGTTGCATCGTCAGCATCCTAGCATTCCACATTCCTCTTTCAATGTCACTGCAAATTGCCAAACGAATGCACCCAAGGAACTGAGTAAGCTTTCACTTCCATTGAGTAGATCCACAATATTTGATTTAGTGAAAAGTGGAAATTGTGATGCTATCCTACAGACTCTAGATGATCCTCTGCATGACGAAACCAGCCCGATGTATCCACTTGCCCTTCAAACTGTTCTGGAAATCTTAGACGTTATTGAAAAGAAGTTTGCCGATGCATGCAAGAGTGACAGTAAGGTGGAAGATGATATTAACCAGCTTTCAAGTTTTGTTAGAAGTATGAAAAAGTCAACTTGTGGGGATAGTTTAAGCTCTGATGAAGCATCAACGATTTGTGAGGAAGAAGAACTCCCTACAACAGTGTCAAACCAAGCTGCACAATGCCCAGATATTTCTTCTCTTTGTAGAGACACGGCTAACGATGACGAGACAATTTTGGAAAGTACACATCTTCTTCCTGCAGCTGTATTATCTACTTCCACAAACTTACAGAAAGACACACCTACAGTTGATGTGCATGATGCTGATGGTCTAATCTTCCATAGTACTTCAAACAGTGAGAATGGGGAGGAGGAGCCACTTGAAGAAGTAGAAAAATTAGAACAAGAAGATGATAGCATTACCAAAATATTTCCTGCAATTATAAAGTCTGGAACCTTTTTGTGCTCCAACAGTGAGAATGGAGAGGAGCAGCTTGAAGAAGTACAAAATTTAGAACAAGACGATGATAGCATTACCAAAATATTTCCTGCAATTAAGAAGTCTGAAACCTTTTTGTGCTCCAACAGTGAGAGTATCAATTTCTCATATAATTCTGTAGAGCAAATACCAGAAGGAAGTGAACACAAACAGGAAGGTGCGAAAGGCGTAGATCAAAAAGAAAGTGAAACTCTGCAAGCAAGGGAAAGTGAAAGAGCAACAGAAGTAGTGGATGGTGATTTTGATGGAAAGCCTGAAGAATGTATAACTGATCATTCAGAAATCGAAGAAGATATGAGAAGTCTTTCTTCAAAAGAAGCAATTGATGATGAAAGCAATTTGGTTTGCGAAGGAAAAGATGATGAGTTGACTGTTTGTCTGAAGAAGGAAGAGAGGAATAATTTGTCAGACCAGAACCGAGGAAAGGAAGATGGGCCAAACTTGCTCAATTCGAATTCCAAATCAATTGAGGAAGTTGATCATGTAGCAGACAAGAGCTATGACATTGATGTTGTAGATGCACTACTGGATCAGACTCTTTATgaaggagacaagaagaggagGGACAAGAAGACTAGTAAACTAAAGAAGAGCTGTAGTGAGGAAACACCAATTGATGTGGAATCTTCTAAAACCAGCTCTAGGTACAGATTTAAAGGATACAAGGTGCGTTCTGTCGGAGTGACTGAAAAGATATTGACCAAGTCATGTGTAAAAACATTTTCTCGAATCGGAGAAAAACCTTCATTGTGCGTCAGTCACGCCTTAGATGATGTCGAAGATAAGCCTCTAGATAAACCACCAGCATTGAGAGATGTTAAAGAACAGCAAGATGAGAATGGGAACACAATTTGCTTACCTCCTTTAGCCCTTTCATGTAAAAGGGGATATGACGGTGGCATTTCTAACCAGAGTACTCCAGAAATTGGTAAATGCCCGAGCAACCCTTTGTCACCTACATCTGACAGCTTTGAGTGTGCAGATTTAAGAATATTACCTGACAAGTCCTCCGATGTGACCACAGAGGAGTATAAAAGAAGTAAGGATCGAAGTGCAAGACATATCAGCAATGGAATGGCAGCACTAGATGCCATTCGAAAACTGCCTCTTCCAAAAGAACCACCGAATGCAGTTGGGGCTGGTAAGCCATTGCATTCAAAGTCTTTTCATGGTAGATTACTTATTCAAAAAAACTCCAAAGAGTCGCCTTATCCCATTCCAATGGAGCTCATCGATGATAACATGCTTCTTGGAGATCCGAGACTTTCTCTTACCAACCTTGTAGACCACGGGAGGCACTTTGAATTGAAGACGTTACATTGGCAAAATGAGGAATGTAGCATTAGCCAAGGTGAAAATCCTAGTATGTCTAATAGTTTCTCGACAGCTAATGAGAGAGATCCACGCATAAGGAGACGCTGGTCAGAAGACAGTAATGTTACAGTCGCAAATGCAGCTGTAACTTTGGTAAAGGTCCAAGTGAGGGCAGATGTTAAGCAGAAAGGTATCAGGACAGAGGCTTCATTTGAGGAAAAGGAAACTGCTTTGCCATCAGCTTCAGAAAAAGCTAAAAAAAACCTGAACACAGTTTATAGTGAAAAACAATCAGTGGCAACAGGACTACTGCCGGAGCTTATTCAAACAAATAGTCAAGAAGATGGCAATATTTTTCTGGAAGGGGTTAAAGAAAACCATGGCGAGAGTGTAAAAGAAACAAGTGATGGGACCACAGTTGGGTTGAATGAGATAGATCCTTCTCTAAACGGAAAATCTGTGCCACATCCTGCCCATGAAGGTAACACTGAGAAACCAGATGTAGCATCTGGTCTTTCAGTATCGCAACAGTCTGTTGACACAACTAATACCTTGCTTAGTTTTAAAGCAGCCTTGTCACTCCTTAAAGGTATCAAAGATGACATAAAGAACAATTACCCAGATGTCGAAGGAGAGATTGAACATCCTGACAAAAGCGAATTGATACACAGGGTGTCCGATTTGAAAAAGACAGTCGAAGTAAGCTTGTTGACAACGGAGGTCCAAGAGAAGAAAGCTACAGGCAGGAAATTGACAAGCCTGACTGGTCTCTTGGAGGACCATTTCATATTGACTGCTGACCTTGTTATCCTGGGTTTGTGGTTGGAAGGATTTCATCCATCTAACAATGAACTGCCTGAATTCACGAGAGGTGTGTTTGAAAGGCCAACCGCACCTTCTCTGAGGAAGATTCATAGATGGCTGCAACACAGATATGAACTTGATGGATTAAAACAtgaaaagttgacaaatttgatTTCCATGATTGGTGTACAAAGACATGGGAAGAGATCCAGATCCAGAAGTCCAAGTACTAGTTCAGAAAGAAGCAAAAGAAGATCAGGCGGTTCGCAAGAGAGACATCGCAAACAGGGCTCGGCAAAAAGGTCAGATGATGTCGCAAATCTCAAAGATGCTGTGCCGACATCCTGTACGACATTAAAGAAATCTCTATCTCTATCTAGGAACGAACATGTTGCCACATCGGAGTCAAAGTATAATCACCTTGCCAGTACTTCTGTCTGTAGCTCTGATGCACAATTTGGAAATTCTGAGAACCAACCCTCAGGCAAGGTTGCAAATGGTTCCTCTGATTATGACGGAGTGAAATTAGTAATTGATGAAGAGGAACACGAAACAACCCCAGTGAAACGAAAAATTCAAAATGGAAGAAAGGACCAGGAACGAAGAAAGAGTGGAAAATCAGCCAAGAGAAGGAGATCGAGTGTCTCTGTCAGAAGAGGTGTTCCAGATCTGCCAGAAGAGCTGGAGATTGTCAAGAAAGATGTCTTGTCTGCATTAAGGaccagaaacaagaaaagagCCAATTATTGTCTAGAGAAACTTCCAACGATCTCAAAGAGGGCTCATGCACAATTGGAAGATGAAAACAAGAGATACAAGTGTTTGAACAATGTCAGTCCAGACACTAAAACGAAGCATGCGGATGCTATGAAGGGAATCCAACGTCTAATCATCGACTGTGAGACTCTCGTATATTCTCTGTCGTGGAATGTGAACAAGGAATTGTCACGCACAGCCAAAGATAAAATCTGGAATGTCACTAAGAGAGCTTCCCACCAGCCTTCATATGAGGAAGAGTTGGCTTTGCTGCTGTCTTTGAGGAAAAGTTATTTGTCAAAAGACCTGTGGAAGTACATCAAGAAGGACGTGGATGAGAGAATTGCCAGTCTACAGAGGAAATGCTGCTCCAGGGATCATTATGGTATTAAAGATCTTCCTGTGGAGAGTGAGGACTCTATGTCTGAAACAACAAATCTTTGGCTAAAGAGGAAAGGGATCAGATTTGTAAACGGTTTTCCTCCAGAGCCATCGCAGCAGACGCCTCTGCCAGTGAACCCAACCACTCCTCTAGAAGTTAATAAAGACCCTTCAGGGTTATTTGGAGATGCACAGGCTGAAAGTTTCACGGGTCCATGGGAAGTACACCCTGGAGCTGCTGAGACGTCGCACATCTACCCGTACCTTCCACCAGCAATGATTGAAAGGAACAATTACGTTGAGAGACCTTTTCCAAATTTTCAACCTGTGCCTCTCGCTATGCCATACTCCGTCGAAAAGTGTCCATTGAACGGCCAAACTCCATATCAACCACCATCAACATTTGCGGTGAAGAATGAAAGGAGAGAGTTTGACTGGTGGAGGGATGATCAAGGTCCACAAGAATGGAATGTGAGGATTGGAGACTCCAGCGCAGGAACCACTGGGTATGGTACAGGACCTAGTTTTGAACCTCCAAGGGTATTGTGAGGGTGAGTCATACTCTCATTATTTAGTAGAACTTAGCTTTTTGAATTTCATAGCAAATAGTTTCCTTTGCCAATGTCATTCTTTAATTGGTAGTTTAAGGGAGGATAGGGTGTCGCCTAAATCCTTTAGCATAAGTTTCTTCTTAACATAAGTGTACCAGCAAACCTGTTCACACATCAGTTGGTAAGATCGCCCTATAAAAAGTGCATGTGGTCGCAGAATATTAACAACATAAACTCTGAATTGGTCTTATTATCACATTTGAACATTAATTTCCCTTATCTGGACgaggaaaataatattcaaGATTTGCTTGTAAGACACCCCTCTCATTTTTTAATATGGGGCATTACCATGGGTCAAAGGTCGGTATAATCTTTCTTGTGAGCATTTCTGCAAGTTACACAgtgt harbors:
- the LOC139968852 gene encoding uncharacterized protein, which produces MLKHLKMKAAIYQQETQLDNPSDQERLQPGKNNEDILVNTSGEVLQTADAGNIQYAAANHSNAVYPTFTPCAKYNDTNSFEMDTKLRGGLGFSRQVAGSPPDTSDLEHLPSAHIDWKAHSSSTDHFYNSFKTTCLDPSCHCSPKKLYSFSPKFEESCSCFPCQQYPRMVHHNSVSFCHSTAPHLCQPAAQMYCSSDQHFSQHKPLYHGPFGHTAMDWNRFTDATDFNLSRHPSATNLLHRQHPSIPHSSFNVTANCQTNAPKELSKLSLPLSRSTIFDLVKSGNCDAILQTLDDPLHDETSPMYPLALQTVLEILDVIEKKFADACKSDSKVEDDINQLSSFVRSMKKSTCGDSLSSDEASTICEEEELPTTVSNQAAQCPDISSLCRDTANDDETILESTHLLPAAVLSTSTNLQKDTPTVDVHDADGLIFHSTSNSENGEEEPLEEVEKLEQEDDSITKIFPAIIKSGTFLCSNSENGEEQLEEVQNLEQDDDSITKIFPAIKKSETFLCSNSESINFSYNSVEQIPEGSEHKQEGAKGVDQKESETLQARESERATEVVDGDFDGKPEECITDHSEIEEDMRSLSSKEAIDDESNLVCEGKDDELTVCLKKEERNNLSDQNRGKEDGPNLLNSNSKSIEEVDHVADKSYDIDVVDALLDQTLYEGDKKRRDKKTSKLKKSCSEETPIDVESSKTSSRYRFKGYKVRSVGVTEKILTKSCVKTFSRIGEKPSLCVSHALDDVEDKPLDKPPALRDVKEQQDENGNTICLPPLALSCKRGYDGGISNQSTPEIGKCPSNPLSPTSDSFECADLRILPDKSSDVTTEEYKRSKDRSARHISNGMAALDAIRKLPLPKEPPNAVGAGKPLHSKSFHGRLLIQKNSKESPYPIPMELIDDNMLLGDPRLSLTNLVDHGRHFELKTLHWQNEECSISQGENPSMSNSFSTANERDPRIRRRWSEDSNVTVANAAVTLVKVQVRADVKQKGIRTEASFEEKETALPSASEKAKKNLNTVYSEKQSVATGLLPELIQTNSQEDGNIFLEGVKENHGESVKETSDGTTVGLNEIDPSLNGKSVPHPAHEGNTEKPDVASGLSVSQQSVDTTNTLLSFKAALSLLKGIKDDIKNNYPDVEGEIEHPDKSELIHRVSDLKKTVEVSLLTTEVQEKKATGRKLTSLTGLLEDHFILTADLVILGLWLEGFHPSNNELPEFTRGVFERPTAPSLRKIHRWLQHRYELDGLKHEKLTNLISMIGVQRHGKRSRSRSPSTSSERSKRRSGGSQERHRKQGSAKRSDDVANLKDAVPTSCTTLKKSLSLSRNEHVATSESKYNHLASTSVCSSDAQFGNSENQPSGKVANGSSDYDGVKLVIDEEEHETTPVKRKIQNGRKDQERRKSGKSAKRRRSSVSVRRGVPDLPEELEIVKKDVLSALRTRNKKRANYCLEKLPTISKRAHAQLEDENKRYKCLNNVSPDTKTKHADAMKGIQRLIIDCETLVYSLSWNVNKELSRTAKDKIWNVTKRASHQPSYEEELALLLSLRKSYLSKDLWKYIKKDVDERIASLQRKCCSRDHYGIKDLPVESEDSMSETTNLWLKRKGIRFVNGFPPEPSQQTPLPVNPTTPLEVNKDPSGLFGDAQAESFTGPWEVHPGAAETSHIYPYLPPAMIERNNYVERPFPNFQPVPLAMPYSVEKCPLNGQTPYQPPSTFAVKNERREFDWWRDDQGPQEWNVRIGDSSAGTTGYGTGPSFEPPRVL